In Flammeovirgaceae bacterium 311, one DNA window encodes the following:
- a CDS encoding long-chain-fatty-acid--CoA ligase (COG0318 Acyl-CoA synthetases (AMP-forming)/AMP-acid ligases II): protein MKALLEQATGVKTIHGYEPTSEAFSDEPYHVVFWCGDVGMAVASKELRLFNRDGEVALSDITEINQRWWEYWRMYWDKKDTSDELPKDYACEVTIPLKS, encoded by the coding sequence TTGAAGGCTCTGCTAGAGCAGGCTACGGGAGTTAAGACTATTCATGGTTATGAACCGACAAGCGAGGCGTTTTCTGATGAGCCATATCATGTCGTATTCTGGTGTGGTGATGTAGGAATGGCAGTGGCTTCAAAGGAGCTTAGGCTTTTTAACCGTGATGGAGAAGTAGCACTTTCTGATATTACTGAAATAAATCAGAGGTGGTGGGAGTATTGGAGAATGTATTGGGATAAGAAAGATACTTCTGACGAGCTGCCAAAGGATTATGCTTGTGAAGTGACTATTCCTTTGAAGAGTTAA